Proteins encoded in a region of the Mucilaginibacter sabulilitoris genome:
- a CDS encoding hybrid sensor histidine kinase/response regulator, translating to MIRTRALVHLFRFVVLLVWLMIPVACFAQHQSLKFEHIGTRAGLSQIDVSCIVQDSRGFMWIGTGNGLNRYDGYKFISYHHDPEDSNSLSNDVISDIVVDHTGNIWVATKSGLNKLEIKSGRFSRYLHNDKAPHSLAANTINKIALDFKDNLWIATQSGGLDYFDRKKGMFQHHVHQKANALSLSNNNVLAIQQDSQHHLWVGTASGRLELYQPAQNAFLKFGQGTGNPITCIYEDKSRVLFLGTESTGVFRFDIRDKIFSHLKNIPKTTGDKSVNTINSLSEDDLGNLWVGMEHGGLAVLDKTTSAFYLYQHDEIDENSIRGTNINALCKDKSGNMWLGAFGGGVNLYKKTVASFPMYRHNSSAGSLSNNFVLNIFEDKDKHIWLGTDGGGLDLFDRGKGTFSHYRQQPVGKNGIAGNYIITMNQADDGRLWIGTWGDGLSIYDPKTHLFQNLKKEPDNPQGIGGNNIYSIIQTKDKKTWLGTFNDGLDCYDPATGQFKHFRYSTDNPDGIGSDRIYDLCEDHLGNLWIGTNDAGLDLLDRKTGKFSHFEHSDHANSLSNNTVTDILEDSRGNLWLCTIGGLNLLDVASRHFTVFTIKSGLPSDVIYAIKEDDGGDLWISTNSGLSKYDRTKKNFTNYTIEDGLQGDEFKPHAALKSSDGQLFFGGTNGFNAFYPSRVLKPAGFLPLTVTSIQVFNKPLAPARDKTDPSPLKQDIADAKKITLSYKQSFFSLEYAALDYGTADKKQYAFKLDGFDEDWNYVGARNTAFYTNIPAGKYLFKIKYRNNWGLWSPVKTALQITIVPPFWLTWWFKFLILFCIGIALYSSNRYRMRVNKLRQQVLERQVRERTKLLDRKTIDEHRAREEAEQAREEAEQANVAKSLFLATMSHEIRTPMNGVLGMAALLSGTSLTPEQQEYTETIKNSGDALLAVINDILDFSKIEAGHMELDSQDFHLQNCVEGAIDVFADSIARKNLDLVYHIGDGVPDIICGDELRLRQILLNLIGNAVKFTDSGDILLEIKICGAEPGRTILEFRVKDTGIGIAPDKIDRLFKAFSQGDSTTTRKYGGSGLGLAISKRLVELMDGKIRVFSALGSGSTFSFDIPLKEGRVIPAGKITNPLRWPGKLALIVDDNGTSRDILKQRLEKYGFVPLPAESGAAAMKLLSEHPDVDLLVTDQNMPGMSGVELSKMARAAMPSLRIILLSFPGHEQQRDYYRFVDAVLTKPVKYDALFKAIANQFTGFVLPDAAPDLDQQVIFTVEFSQKYPLSILIAEDNLINQKLAVHLLKKMGYEPDVALNGAEVLHLLQRKDYGLILMDIQMPEIDGYEATRRIRKQNAFQPVIIAMTANAMQEDRAICLKAGMDDYLSKPVNLNALIEVLKKWSKEPLHK from the coding sequence ATGATTAGGACCCGGGCGCTTGTCCACCTGTTTAGATTTGTCGTGCTTTTGGTATGGTTAATGATACCGGTTGCGTGTTTTGCGCAACATCAGAGTCTTAAATTCGAACATATAGGCACAAGAGCGGGATTATCGCAAATTGATGTAAGCTGCATCGTCCAGGACAGCCGGGGATTTATGTGGATTGGAACCGGAAACGGGTTGAACAGGTATGACGGTTACAAATTTATCAGCTATCATCATGACCCTGAGGATAGCAACTCCCTTAGTAATGACGTCATCAGTGATATTGTAGTTGACCACACCGGCAATATATGGGTAGCCACAAAAAGTGGTTTAAACAAGCTGGAAATAAAATCCGGGCGCTTCTCCAGGTATCTCCATAATGATAAAGCCCCTCATAGTTTAGCAGCTAATACCATTAATAAGATTGCCCTTGATTTTAAAGATAATTTATGGATCGCCACACAGAGCGGGGGCCTGGACTATTTTGATCGCAAAAAAGGTATGTTTCAGCACCATGTCCACCAGAAGGCCAACGCGCTTAGTCTGAGCAATAACAATGTGCTGGCTATACAGCAGGATTCGCAGCACCATCTTTGGGTAGGGACCGCGTCGGGGAGATTAGAACTTTATCAGCCTGCTCAAAATGCGTTTTTGAAATTCGGACAGGGTACCGGAAACCCCATCACCTGTATTTATGAAGACAAATCCCGCGTTTTGTTTTTGGGTACCGAATCCACGGGCGTCTTTCGTTTTGATATCCGCGATAAGATATTCAGTCATCTTAAAAATATACCAAAAACTACAGGCGATAAGTCCGTAAATACCATCAACAGTTTGAGTGAAGATGACCTGGGCAACCTTTGGGTCGGTATGGAGCATGGAGGGCTGGCGGTGCTGGATAAAACCACGAGTGCATTTTATCTATATCAGCATGATGAAATAGATGAAAACAGCATAAGAGGTACCAATATCAACGCGCTTTGTAAAGATAAGTCGGGTAACATGTGGTTGGGCGCTTTTGGCGGGGGAGTTAATTTATATAAAAAAACAGTCGCCAGTTTTCCGATGTACCGGCATAATTCGTCGGCCGGGAGTTTGTCTAACAATTTCGTGCTGAATATTTTCGAGGATAAAGACAAGCACATCTGGTTGGGGACAGATGGGGGCGGGCTTGACCTGTTCGATCGTGGGAAAGGAACTTTTAGCCACTACCGGCAACAGCCTGTGGGTAAAAACGGCATAGCCGGTAATTATATTATTACAATGAACCAGGCTGATGATGGCCGCTTATGGATAGGTACCTGGGGAGATGGCCTGAGTATATATGATCCGAAGACTCATCTATTCCAAAATCTAAAAAAAGAACCCGATAACCCACAAGGCATCGGCGGCAACAATATCTATAGTATTATTCAGACAAAAGATAAAAAGACATGGCTCGGCACGTTTAACGACGGCCTGGACTGTTATGATCCCGCGACTGGTCAATTTAAACACTTCAGGTACAGTACAGATAACCCTGACGGTATTGGCAGCGACAGGATTTACGATTTATGCGAGGACCATTTGGGTAACTTATGGATCGGAACAAATGATGCGGGCCTCGACCTTTTGGATCGCAAAACTGGCAAGTTCAGCCATTTTGAGCACAGTGACCATGCGAACAGCTTGAGTAACAATACGGTAACTGATATTTTGGAGGACAGCAGGGGAAATCTGTGGTTGTGCACCATAGGCGGATTGAATTTGCTGGATGTGGCCAGCCGGCACTTTACGGTTTTTACGATAAAAAGTGGTTTACCAAGTGATGTAATATACGCTATTAAAGAAGATGATGGCGGCGATCTCTGGATAAGCACTAACAGCGGCCTGTCAAAATATGACCGAACAAAAAAAAACTTTACCAATTATACCATTGAAGATGGTTTGCAGGGTGATGAGTTTAAACCCCATGCCGCGTTAAAAAGCAGCGATGGCCAGTTGTTTTTTGGGGGCACAAATGGCTTTAACGCTTTTTATCCGTCTCGTGTATTAAAACCAGCGGGTTTTCTCCCTTTAACGGTTACCTCCATCCAGGTTTTTAATAAGCCCCTGGCTCCTGCAAGGGATAAGACGGATCCTTCTCCCTTAAAGCAAGACATTGCCGATGCGAAAAAAATTACCCTGAGCTATAAGCAATCTTTCTTTTCGCTCGAATATGCCGCATTAGATTACGGTACGGCTGATAAAAAGCAATATGCTTTTAAACTGGACGGGTTTGATGAAGACTGGAACTATGTGGGGGCACGGAATACGGCATTTTACACCAATATACCTGCCGGAAAATACTTGTTTAAAATCAAATACCGGAACAATTGGGGGCTTTGGTCGCCGGTAAAGACGGCGCTGCAGATTACGATTGTGCCGCCGTTCTGGCTTACCTGGTGGTTTAAGTTTTTGATTTTGTTTTGCATAGGCATCGCTCTGTATTCCAGCAACCGGTACCGGATGCGCGTCAATAAATTGCGGCAGCAGGTTCTGGAACGACAGGTTAGGGAACGAACGAAGCTGTTGGACCGCAAGACTATCGACGAACACCGCGCCCGGGAAGAGGCGGAGCAGGCCCGGGAAGAAGCGGAACAGGCTAACGTTGCTAAAAGCCTTTTCCTGGCCACGATGAGCCACGAGATACGGACGCCTATGAATGGTGTACTGGGAATGGCGGCGCTTTTATCCGGTACCTCCCTGACCCCTGAGCAGCAGGAATATACGGAGACGATCAAAAACAGCGGCGACGCGTTATTAGCAGTCATCAACGACATTTTGGACTTTTCTAAAATAGAAGCCGGACACATGGAACTCGATTCGCAGGACTTTCACCTGCAAAATTGCGTGGAAGGGGCCATTGACGTTTTTGCAGATAGCATAGCCCGGAAAAACCTGGATTTGGTTTACCATATAGGCGACGGTGTGCCGGACATTATCTGCGGCGATGAACTGCGGCTGAGGCAAATACTGCTCAACCTGATTGGTAATGCGGTAAAGTTTACAGATTCCGGTGATATACTATTGGAAATAAAAATATGCGGTGCAGAACCCGGCAGGACGATATTAGAATTCCGTGTAAAGGATACCGGGATCGGGATCGCCCCGGACAAAATAGACCGGTTGTTCAAAGCGTTTTCGCAAGGCGATTCCACAACCACGAGAAAATACGGCGGCAGCGGGCTCGGACTTGCCATTAGCAAAAGACTCGTTGAACTAATGGACGGAAAGATCAGGGTATTTAGCGCCCTTGGATCAGGAAGCACTTTTTCTTTTGATATCCCCTTAAAAGAGGGAAGGGTAATTCCCGCCGGGAAAATTACAAATCCGCTACGGTGGCCGGGTAAGCTGGCCCTGATCGTGGACGATAACGGGACCAGCCGCGATATCCTGAAGCAGCGGCTGGAAAAATATGGCTTTGTGCCACTGCCTGCGGAATCAGGCGCGGCGGCGATGAAGTTATTGTCTGAACACCCTGATGTGGATTTATTGGTAACTGACCAAAACATGCCCGGGATGAGCGGGGTTGAGCTGTCAAAAATGGCCCGGGCGGCCATGCCCTCGCTTCGTATTATTTTGCTTAGTTTTCCCGGTCATGAACAGCAGAGGGATTATTACCGTTTCGTTGATGCTGTGCTGACCAAGCCTGTTAAATACGACGCGTTATTCAAGGCCATCGCAAATCAGTTTACGGGTTTCGTTTTACCTGATGCTGCACCAGACCTTGATCAACAAGTGATTTTCACCGTGGAGTTCAGTCAGAAGTACCCATTGTCTATCCTGATCGCCGAGGATAACCTGATCAATCAAAAGCTGGCCGTGCACTTGCTGAAAAAAATGGGTTATGAACCTGATGTCGCCTTAAACGGCGCTGAGGTCCTTCATTTATTACAAAGGAAGGATTACGGGCTCATCCTGATGGACATCCAGATGCCTGAAATCGATGGTTATGAAGCAACGAGGAGGATCAGAAAGCAAAACGCCTTCCAGCCGGTGATCATTGCCATGACCGCGAATGCCATGCAGGAGGACCGGGCGATATGCTTAAAGGCTGGTATGGATGATTACCTGAGCAAACCGGTCAACTTAAATGCTTTAATAGAAGTGCTGAAAAAATGGAGCAAAGAACCTCTTCATAAATAA